A single window of Psychrobacter raelei DNA harbors:
- the purM gene encoding phosphoribosylformylglycinamidine cyclo-ligase — MSHPNSNASANSSTQDKPTSLSYKDAGVDIDAGDALVQRIKSVAKSTTRPEVVGGLGGFGALCRIPTGYKSPLLVSGTDGVGTKLKLALQLNRHDTIGIDLVAMCVNDLLVCGAEPLFFLDYYATGKLDVDTAASVVGGIGEGCKQSNCALIGGETAEMPGMYQDEDYDLAGFCVGVVEESEVITGDNVAAGDVMIGIASSGAHSNGYSLIRKVIEVSGVDIENTDETLDGKPLADALMAPTKIYVKSIQALQKALGNSKLHAMSHITGGGFTENLPRVLPEALAAKIDTQSWQMPELFNWLQQHGNIEQSEMYRTFNCGVGFVVVVPADVANQAVDILNDAGEKAFIFGDIIERTDDAVVYA; from the coding sequence ATGAGCCATCCAAATTCTAATGCATCTGCTAACTCATCCACTCAAGATAAGCCCACTTCACTGAGCTACAAAGACGCTGGTGTAGATATTGATGCAGGTGATGCCCTTGTACAACGCATTAAATCTGTTGCCAAGTCAACCACTCGCCCAGAAGTTGTCGGCGGTTTGGGTGGTTTTGGCGCACTGTGCCGTATCCCTACAGGCTATAAGTCACCTTTATTGGTGTCAGGCACAGATGGTGTGGGCACCAAGCTTAAGCTTGCCCTGCAATTAAATCGTCATGACACCATAGGTATCGACTTGGTGGCCATGTGTGTTAATGACCTATTGGTATGCGGTGCTGAGCCTTTATTCTTCTTAGACTACTATGCCACAGGTAAGCTTGACGTGGACACTGCCGCGTCTGTGGTAGGCGGTATTGGTGAAGGCTGCAAACAGTCAAACTGTGCACTCATCGGTGGCGAGACGGCTGAAATGCCAGGCATGTATCAAGACGAAGATTACGACTTGGCCGGTTTTTGTGTTGGCGTGGTAGAAGAGTCTGAGGTAATCACAGGAGATAACGTAGCAGCGGGCGATGTGATGATTGGTATTGCTTCAAGCGGTGCGCACTCAAATGGCTACTCACTCATTCGTAAAGTCATTGAAGTCAGCGGTGTGGATATCGAAAACACCGATGAGACTTTAGACGGTAAGCCACTGGCTGACGCTCTGATGGCACCTACCAAAATCTATGTAAAATCTATCCAAGCACTACAAAAAGCACTGGGTAATAGTAAACTACATGCGATGTCACATATCACTGGTGGCGGCTTTACAGAGAACTTGCCTCGCGTACTGCCAGAGGCATTAGCCGCAAAAATCGATACTCAAAGCTGGCAGATGCCTGAGCTATTTAACTGGCTACAACAACATGGCAATATCGAGCAATCTGAGATGTACCGCACCTTTAACTGCGGCGTAGGCTTCGTGGTCGTCGTACCTGCAGATGTGGCCAATCAAGCCGTTGATATTTTAAATGACGCTGGCGAGAAAGCCTTTATCTTTGGTGACATCATCGAGCGTACAGATGACGCTGTGGTTTACGCCTAA
- a CDS encoding aldehyde dehydrogenase family protein: MSDITTINPATGEEITSYDYMNESQVNDIIDASHEAFLKWREVSTQERAKVINSIGEKLNEYKEELAKLMTQERGKTYKHSLQEIDLCKSICDFTSAQGVAALADDERELEGLKKGIVTYQPIGIIYGIQPWNYPAYQVFRYTIANLMAGNSILLKHASNVTGSGLLIEKIMHESDLPKDLFRTLLISHDQSGKIIENKKVRGVTLTGSDKAGAVVAQQAAKVLKKTVMELGSNDAFIVLDDADLDLAATTCAYARLYNNGETCVAAKRFVVVDAVYDKFRELLIEKFKGYSVGDPMQDSTDVGPMSSSSQRDTLQKQMQESIDKGAKVAYSSELDESLPKEGAYHPLVILENISEDQPAYKDELFGPVASLIRAKDEKDAFRIANDSRYGLGGGVFSKDEDKAIRLASQYFDTGMVYINGYSLVHPGLPFGGVKDSGFGREHGGFGMKEFVNIKALHVVGKAPA; encoded by the coding sequence ATGTCAGATATTACAACTATAAACCCAGCCACAGGCGAAGAGATTACCTCATATGACTATATGAATGAGTCGCAAGTTAATGACATTATTGATGCGTCACACGAAGCTTTTTTGAAATGGCGAGAAGTGTCTACACAAGAGCGCGCTAAGGTCATCAACTCTATTGGTGAAAAGCTCAACGAGTATAAAGAAGAGCTGGCAAAGTTAATGACACAGGAGCGAGGTAAGACCTATAAGCACAGCTTACAAGAAATTGATCTGTGTAAGAGTATTTGTGACTTTACATCTGCCCAAGGCGTAGCGGCACTGGCGGATGATGAGCGTGAGCTTGAAGGACTCAAAAAAGGTATCGTTACTTATCAGCCCATTGGTATCATCTATGGTATCCAGCCTTGGAACTATCCTGCTTATCAAGTGTTCCGCTATACCATTGCAAATTTAATGGCAGGTAATAGCATTTTATTAAAACATGCTTCGAATGTCACAGGTTCTGGATTGCTTATTGAAAAAATTATGCATGAATCTGATTTGCCTAAAGACTTATTTAGAACCTTGTTAATTAGCCATGATCAATCTGGCAAAATTATTGAAAATAAAAAAGTTCGTGGTGTCACCCTGACCGGTAGTGACAAAGCAGGTGCTGTCGTGGCTCAGCAAGCTGCAAAAGTGCTTAAGAAAACAGTGATGGAGCTCGGCTCAAACGATGCGTTTATCGTCTTAGATGATGCAGATTTAGATTTAGCAGCCACCACCTGTGCTTATGCAAGACTGTATAACAATGGTGAGACCTGTGTGGCAGCTAAGCGCTTCGTGGTAGTGGATGCTGTGTATGATAAGTTCCGTGAGCTATTGATTGAGAAGTTTAAGGGTTATAGCGTAGGCGATCCTATGCAGGATTCTACGGATGTCGGTCCAATGTCAAGCTCAAGTCAGCGTGACACACTGCAAAAGCAGATGCAAGAGAGTATCGATAAGGGTGCAAAAGTGGCTTATAGCAGCGAGCTCGATGAGAGTCTACCCAAAGAAGGTGCTTATCATCCGCTGGTAATTTTGGAGAATATCTCTGAAGATCAGCCTGCTTATAAAGATGAATTATTTGGTCCTGTGGCCTCGTTAATTCGTGCCAAAGATGAAAAAGATGCTTTTCGTATTGCCAACGACAGCCGTTATGGTCTAGGTGGCGGTGTATTCTCAAAAGATGAAGATAAAGCCATCCGTCTGGCCAGCCAATATTTTGATACAGGTATGGTCTATATCAATGGTTATAGCCTAGTACATCCAGGTCTGCCTTTTGGCGGCGTGAAAGATTCAGGCTTTGGTCGTGAGCACGGCGGCTTTGGTATGAAAGAGTTTGTTAATATCAAAGCGTTACATGTGGTGGGCAAAGCTCCCGCTTAA
- a CDS encoding LysE family translocator yields the protein MFGIENYWGFLAAGLLLNLTPGADSLYIIMRSISQGSKAGVFSALGITSGILVHTLLAALGLSVLLSRHPMAFNMVKYIGALYLCYLGIRLLWPKKRAQVAEQLAEDIPSRSRDSVNGWQIYKQGVLTNVFNPKVALFFLAFFPQFIDANYGSAMLSFSLLGLSFAATSLAWCISLALLAARFSEQLRQNPRIETVLNKISGVVFIGLGIRLMGAKL from the coding sequence ATGTTTGGGATTGAGAATTATTGGGGGTTTTTGGCGGCAGGCTTACTGCTTAACTTGACGCCAGGTGCGGACAGTTTATACATCATCATGCGCAGTATTTCACAGGGGTCTAAGGCCGGCGTCTTTTCAGCCTTGGGTATTACCTCAGGTATCTTGGTACATACCTTATTGGCAGCTTTGGGACTGTCTGTGCTGCTGTCACGCCACCCAATGGCATTTAATATGGTCAAATATATCGGTGCTTTATACTTGTGTTATCTGGGTATCCGATTATTATGGCCCAAAAAGCGTGCACAAGTCGCTGAGCAGTTAGCAGAGGATATACCTAGCCGAAGTAGGGACAGTGTCAATGGTTGGCAAATCTACAAGCAGGGCGTGCTCACCAATGTGTTTAATCCCAAGGTGGCGCTGTTCTTTTTGGCTTTTTTTCCGCAGTTTATCGATGCCAACTATGGGTCTGCTATGTTGTCTTTTTCACTATTGGGGCTAAGCTTTGCTGCCACAAGTTTAGCTTGGTGTATCAGCTTAGCACTGTTGGCCGCAAGATTTAGTGAGCAGTTGCGCCAAAACCCCCGTATCGAAACCGTACTCAATAAGATAAGTGGGGTGGTTTTTATTGGTTTGGGTATCCGACTGATGGGTGCCAAACTTTAA
- a CDS encoding ABC transporter substrate-binding protein yields the protein MAIMALSLMACQPKETSTKAASDTTDALTQVVISLDWVPNTNHTGLYVAQDKGYFKEQGLEVQIVQPSEDSASTLVANDRADFGIYFQPNMVSRLEKGVPITAVAAILQHNPAGLLSLKSLGAKSPKDLNGKRYSTWEDPIDDATVSHIVGNDLVKIPGEATDATVALRMNQFDYILAYYGWDGVHAKLKGVDTNFFFLRDYEPIFDYYAPVVITNNKLLNSNPQLVKKTLAAMKKGYIYAAKNPEESANILIKYAPETNKELALASQKYISKQYLDDEGDWGKFDYDRWDRFYDWVYKQGLIDKPLPPQAGVSNDYL from the coding sequence ATGGCAATTATGGCGCTAAGTTTAATGGCCTGCCAGCCAAAAGAGACATCTACAAAGGCAGCTTCAGACACAACAGATGCGCTAACTCAAGTGGTTATCTCATTAGACTGGGTGCCCAATACCAACCATACGGGTCTGTATGTGGCACAAGACAAGGGGTATTTTAAAGAACAAGGTCTTGAGGTCCAAATTGTACAGCCGAGCGAAGACAGTGCTTCAACTTTGGTGGCCAATGACAGAGCCGATTTTGGGATTTATTTTCAGCCCAATATGGTCAGTCGTTTGGAAAAAGGTGTACCCATTACCGCAGTAGCGGCAATACTACAGCATAACCCAGCAGGTTTATTGTCTTTGAAGTCGTTGGGTGCCAAGTCTCCAAAGGACTTAAATGGTAAACGCTATTCTACTTGGGAAGACCCGATTGATGATGCCACCGTGTCGCATATTGTGGGTAACGATTTGGTAAAAATTCCTGGTGAAGCAACCGATGCCACTGTGGCACTTCGTATGAATCAGTTTGACTATATCTTGGCTTATTATGGCTGGGATGGGGTTCATGCCAAGTTAAAAGGTGTGGACACTAACTTTTTCTTCTTAAGAGATTATGAGCCTATCTTTGATTATTATGCGCCTGTGGTAATTACCAATAATAAGCTACTTAACAGCAATCCACAACTGGTTAAAAAGACGCTAGCGGCCATGAAAAAAGGCTATATTTATGCGGCTAAAAACCCAGAAGAGAGCGCCAATATCTTAATAAAATATGCGCCTGAGACTAATAAAGAGCTTGCGCTTGCCAGTCAAAAATACATCTCAAAACAGTATCTAGACGACGAGGGCGACTGGGGTAAGTTTGATTATGATCGCTGGGATAGGTTCTATGACTGGGTGTATAAACAAGGCCTTATTGATAAGCCTCTGCCACCACAGGCAGGTGTCAGTAACGACTATTTATAA
- a CDS encoding AI-2E family transporter produces the protein MQVARVDPFFRRLFIVVAMVIGLGLLYLLIPVIVPFLCAFILAYLFNPVVTRMARFMPRWLAIIFVYTAIIMGLGALLWWLLPTLWEQLQSAWEYLPRVVEWYNSDIRVWVNNNSQFHLPPLESHIVSETALDYLNKNYNVADAQSFFMQVLNSSLAVINSTGLVVLVPILTFYFLFNWNQRLQTWKKALPKASAPKIIEIVHDCDNALMAFIKGQLLVMILLGVVYAVQLQLIGLDLGLIIGMVAGIASFVPYLGFGLGFIAAIIAGLFQFGMDWVHLGLIAGAFMVGQAVEGYVLQPLLLGDKIGLSPLWVIFAVLAGASLMGFVGMLIALPVSAILNVLFHHGYEAYKQTDFYKGRKQYKLFK, from the coding sequence ATGCAGGTTGCAAGAGTAGATCCGTTTTTTAGGCGATTATTTATAGTCGTGGCAATGGTTATTGGTTTGGGGTTATTGTATTTGCTCATTCCGGTAATTGTGCCGTTTTTATGTGCGTTTATTCTTGCTTATTTGTTTAACCCTGTCGTGACACGTATGGCGCGCTTTATGCCACGCTGGCTGGCGATTATTTTCGTGTATACAGCGATTATTATGGGTCTTGGTGCGTTGTTATGGTGGTTGCTGCCGACTTTGTGGGAACAGCTTCAGTCTGCTTGGGAGTATTTACCACGTGTTGTGGAGTGGTATAACAGTGATATTCGAGTGTGGGTGAATAACAACAGTCAATTTCATTTGCCGCCGTTAGAGAGTCATATTGTCTCTGAGACGGCGCTTGATTACCTAAATAAGAACTATAATGTGGCGGATGCGCAGTCCTTTTTTATGCAGGTGTTAAATTCAAGTCTGGCAGTGATTAATAGCACCGGTTTGGTGGTCTTAGTGCCTATTTTGACCTTTTATTTCTTATTTAACTGGAATCAGCGCTTACAGACTTGGAAAAAAGCCTTACCAAAAGCCAGTGCCCCTAAAATTATTGAAATCGTGCATGATTGTGATAATGCGTTAATGGCCTTTATTAAGGGTCAACTACTGGTTATGATTTTGCTGGGTGTGGTCTATGCTGTACAGCTGCAGCTGATAGGACTGGATTTGGGTCTGATTATCGGTATGGTGGCTGGTATCGCAAGCTTTGTGCCTTATTTAGGTTTTGGGCTTGGCTTTATCGCCGCTATCATCGCCGGCTTATTCCAGTTTGGGATGGATTGGGTGCATCTTGGCCTAATTGCGGGCGCCTTTATGGTGGGGCAAGCGGTAGAGGGTTATGTATTACAGCCGCTGCTGTTAGGTGATAAAATTGGCCTGTCACCGCTTTGGGTGATTTTTGCGGTATTGGCAGGTGCAAGTTTAATGGGCTTTGTGGGTATGCTGATTGCATTGCCAGTCTCTGCCATCTTAAATGTGTTATTCCATCATGGTTATGAGGCGTATAAACAGACTGATTTTTACAAAGGTCGTAAACAGTATAAGCTGTTTAAATAA
- the hda gene encoding DnaA regulatory inactivator Hda, translated as MTNQLSLNLEVRKDASLSDFAGPGWSTLIDAVRQMHVGLIGQMYIFGSAATGKTHLLSAICESYMEMDKSAICLSLKELLHTDVAVLASLESFDLVAIDDLEAIKDSREWQEAIFHLINRSREGRGQLIFAAKTPATELPFELPDLLTRLIQSPAFRVPEGHDIADRKAMLESIMRRRGWQFDSRITEHLLEEGPHRIGGMLDVLNVIQPLFSNLNRAYVSKSVISQAITMIDEHTLMAELEDIHQEAQEDFLSKSEENSAYRDNMTFNF; from the coding sequence ATGACAAATCAATTAAGTTTAAATCTAGAAGTAAGGAAAGATGCTAGCCTAAGTGATTTTGCTGGCCCGGGTTGGTCGACTTTAATAGATGCTGTGCGTCAGATGCATGTGGGTTTGATCGGGCAGATGTATATCTTTGGCAGTGCTGCTACTGGTAAAACCCATTTATTGTCGGCCATTTGTGAGTCTTATATGGAGATGGATAAGTCGGCAATCTGTCTGTCTTTAAAAGAGCTGCTACATACTGATGTGGCGGTATTAGCTTCGTTAGAGAGCTTTGATTTGGTTGCCATTGATGATTTGGAGGCAATTAAAGACAGCCGTGAGTGGCAAGAGGCCATCTTTCACTTGATTAATCGTAGTCGAGAGGGACGTGGTCAGCTTATTTTTGCGGCCAAAACCCCCGCGACCGAGCTGCCTTTTGAGTTGCCTGATTTATTGACCCGTCTCATTCAGTCTCCGGCCTTTAGAGTGCCTGAAGGTCACGATATAGCAGATAGGAAGGCCATGCTTGAGTCAATTATGCGCAGGCGGGGCTGGCAGTTTGATTCACGTATTACAGAGCATTTATTAGAAGAGGGACCACACCGTATCGGTGGTATGCTCGATGTGCTCAACGTAATTCAACCGCTATTTTCTAATCTAAACCGTGCTTATGTCTCAAAATCTGTGATTAGCCAAGCGATTACTATGATTGATGAGCATACCTTAATGGCTGAGCTTGAGGATATTCATCAAGAAGCACAAGAAGACTTTTTATCTAAGTCTGAAGAAAACAGCGCTTACCGCGACAATATGACTTTTAATTTTTAA
- the purN gene encoding phosphoribosylglycinamide formyltransferase has product MSVSTVSTNPLKVAVLVSGSGSNLQVLIDAMQAGSLPIEIVGVISNVKDAYAVTRAQQAGIATAVFSHITEGENAGKRMGIKTFERHASAQLNDWQPDLVVLAGFMRVLSDDFISSSPAPMINLHPSLLPKYKGLDTHQRVLQSSDVHHGCSVHVVTAELDAGQVLTQAMLAVDHSESAQALQARVQKLEHQVLPWTILLIAHGVLDIKAINEQTAATAYLPELPLKLWLDS; this is encoded by the coding sequence ATGTCGGTATCTACTGTATCTACCAACCCCTTAAAAGTCGCCGTCTTAGTCTCAGGCAGTGGCAGCAATCTGCAAGTCCTGATTGATGCCATGCAGGCCGGTAGTTTGCCCATCGAGATTGTCGGTGTCATTAGTAATGTCAAAGACGCTTATGCGGTGACCCGTGCACAGCAAGCGGGGATCGCCACAGCGGTATTCTCACACATTACTGAAGGTGAGAATGCCGGCAAGCGCATGGGTATTAAAACTTTTGAGCGTCATGCCAGCGCCCAGCTTAACGATTGGCAACCAGACTTAGTGGTACTGGCAGGCTTTATGCGTGTGTTAAGCGATGACTTCATTAGTAGCTCGCCTGCTCCTATGATTAATCTACACCCCTCTTTACTACCTAAGTATAAGGGTTTAGATACCCATCAGCGGGTCTTACAATCAAGCGATGTCCATCATGGATGCAGCGTTCATGTGGTAACGGCTGAATTGGATGCGGGTCAAGTATTGACTCAAGCCATGCTGGCTGTGGATCACAGTGAGTCAGCTCAAGCGCTACAAGCCCGCGTACAAAAGCTTGAGCATCAAGTCTTGCCTTGGACCATATTACTGATTGCCCATGGGGTGTTAGACATTAAGGCCATCAATGAGCAAACAGCAGCAACCGCTTATTTGCCTGAACTGCCCTTAAAGCTTTGGCTAGACAGCTAA
- a CDS encoding ABC transporter ATP-binding protein, translating into MDKVLVLEGISHSFGDKPIFDNLTMSVAKNDVVSIVGASGVGKTTLFNIAAGLLTPSLGKVFINGVDTTGQAGTVGYMLQKDLLLPFKTVFDNIALPLTLRGYSKDKIKQIVTPQLARFGLEGLGDQYPQTLSGGQRQRAALLRTYLSDNPIMLLDEPFSALDFVTKDEMYHWFSQLQKRLALTCLIITHDIDEAIYLSDHLYVLKGTPAQLTEQFAIPKHDGFLDSQEYLMLKKQILTAIQTL; encoded by the coding sequence ATGGATAAAGTCTTGGTATTAGAAGGTATTAGCCACAGCTTTGGCGATAAGCCCATTTTTGACAATTTAACGATGTCAGTGGCTAAGAATGATGTGGTGAGTATTGTCGGTGCCAGCGGTGTGGGTAAGACCACTTTGTTTAACATCGCAGCTGGCCTATTGACCCCAAGCTTGGGCAAGGTGTTTATTAATGGGGTGGATACCACAGGGCAGGCGGGTACAGTCGGCTATATGCTACAAAAAGATTTGCTGCTGCCGTTTAAGACGGTGTTTGATAACATTGCTTTGCCTTTGACCTTGAGGGGCTATAGCAAAGACAAGATAAAGCAGATTGTGACACCGCAGTTGGCACGTTTTGGCTTAGAAGGTTTGGGAGATCAGTATCCACAGACCTTATCGGGTGGTCAGCGTCAGCGTGCAGCACTCTTGCGCACTTATTTAAGTGATAACCCAATTATGCTACTCGATGAGCCATTCTCAGCCTTAGATTTTGTGACCAAAGATGAGATGTATCACTGGTTTAGTCAGCTACAAAAACGCTTAGCGTTAACCTGTCTCATCATTACCCATGATATTGATGAGGCGATCTATTTGTCTGATCATCTGTATGTGTTAAAAGGCACGCCGGCTCAGTTAACCGAGCAATTTGCTATTCCTAAGCATGACGGGTTTTTGGACAGCCAAGAGTATTTGATGTTAAAAAAGCAGATTTTAACGGCCATTCAAACCCTCTAA
- a CDS encoding ABC transporter permease: protein MTLNQRILLVGKQALTLIKSHVLVILILLVWQLCVQFEVIPDYLLPSPLQIVQAFIEDFGLLMEHAKYTLATAIIGTTIGLIVSFVLSICMDLSKTIRDLVYPVILLNQTIPTIAIAPLLIIWLGYGITPKVVLVILAVFFPITIALIDGYQSVSREHLNLFKSMQASTYQLYRHLKIPSAMGSFFTGLKVALSYALISAVIAEWLGGYHGLGVYMTRVRKSYDLDSMFAVIFLISFLTILLIALVKWLERRVLRHNFL, encoded by the coding sequence ATGACACTCAACCAAAGAATATTACTAGTGGGCAAGCAAGCATTGACTCTTATCAAAAGCCACGTGTTAGTGATTTTGATATTGTTGGTGTGGCAACTGTGCGTACAGTTTGAGGTTATTCCAGATTATCTGTTGCCCTCACCCTTACAAATTGTTCAAGCCTTTATTGAGGACTTTGGGTTGTTGATGGAACATGCTAAATATACATTGGCCACAGCCATTATTGGTACCACCATTGGTCTGATTGTAAGTTTTGTACTCTCTATCTGCATGGATTTATCAAAAACCATCAGGGATTTGGTCTATCCGGTGATTTTGCTCAATCAGACCATTCCCACTATTGCCATTGCGCCTTTGCTTATTATTTGGCTTGGCTACGGCATTACCCCTAAAGTGGTGTTGGTCATTTTAGCGGTATTTTTTCCCATAACCATTGCTTTAATTGACGGCTATCAATCGGTGAGCCGTGAGCACTTAAATTTGTTTAAATCGATGCAAGCGTCAACGTATCAGCTATATCGTCATTTAAAAATTCCTTCTGCCATGGGCTCTTTTTTTACCGGCCTAAAAGTGGCGTTATCTTATGCCCTCATCTCAGCGGTGATTGCAGAATGGCTGGGTGGCTATCATGGGCTGGGTGTTTATATGACCCGAGTGCGTAAGTCGTATGATTTAGATAGCATGTTTGCGGTTATTTTTTTGATTAGTTTTCTAACCATTTTATTGATTGCACTGGTTAAATGGTTAGAAAGACGGGTTCTAAGACACAATTTTTTATAA
- a CDS encoding LysR family transcriptional regulator: protein MNLQRVDLNLLVNLDVLLREKNVTRAAEQLGITQPAMSNILRRLRKLFNDPLLVRSSEGMTPTERALELQPRVREILAELTQLLEPRTEFRPYSTSRVFRIMTSDYAEATLVPRLVKALRSEAPNVILDFLTPSDVSYRDMEQGRVDLAINRFNEIPQSFHQVLVWRDTFSCLLSADSPYAQRFNLKNYLKAQHVWVSKTGMGVGFGVNPDKSGGLGSIDQALQRLGQKRQISVFTRHYQMPAMLAANKDLIATLPTRVARMQATNDSIVLKEPPFFIPEFELTMAWSPLLQHHPAHRWLRQLIMHVARQVVADEEAKEDDIPMISHLF, encoded by the coding sequence ATGAACCTACAAAGAGTCGATTTAAATTTATTGGTAAATTTAGATGTGTTATTGCGTGAAAAGAATGTGACTCGCGCCGCTGAACAACTGGGCATCACGCAGCCTGCCATGAGTAATATCCTACGCCGCTTGCGCAAGCTGTTTAATGATCCACTGTTGGTACGCTCCTCTGAGGGAATGACACCGACTGAACGAGCCTTAGAATTACAGCCCAGAGTGCGTGAAATCTTGGCTGAATTGACCCAGCTTCTTGAGCCGCGTACAGAGTTTCGACCCTATAGTACCTCTCGTGTGTTTCGGATTATGACCTCAGATTATGCTGAGGCGACTTTGGTCCCTCGTCTGGTAAAAGCGCTGCGCTCAGAGGCGCCCAATGTGATTTTGGACTTTTTGACGCCCTCTGATGTCTCTTATCGTGATATGGAGCAAGGCCGTGTGGATCTGGCGATCAACCGTTTTAATGAGATACCGCAAAGCTTCCATCAGGTACTGGTTTGGCGTGATACCTTCAGTTGCTTATTATCAGCTGACAGTCCTTATGCCCAGCGTTTTAATCTAAAAAACTATCTAAAAGCACAGCACGTCTGGGTATCCAAAACAGGTATGGGGGTGGGCTTTGGGGTTAACCCCGATAAGTCAGGTGGTCTAGGCTCTATTGACCAAGCCTTGCAGCGCTTAGGTCAAAAGCGCCAAATCAGTGTCTTTACCCGTCATTATCAGATGCCAGCCATGCTCGCTGCCAATAAAGACTTGATTGCCACTTTGCCAACTCGTGTTGCACGTATGCAAGCCACCAATGACAGTATCGTATTAAAAGAGCCGCCCTTTTTTATACCTGAATTTGAACTAACGATGGCCTGGTCACCTTTATTGCAGCATCATCCTGCGCATCGCTGGTTACGCCAACTTATTATGCATGTGGCGCGTCAAGTAGTGGCCGATGAAGAGGCCAAAGAAGATGATATTCCGATGATTAGTCATTTGTTCTAA